AGTTCCCGATGGCGGGCGGCGACCTGCGCGGTGGACGGTTCGCGCGGCTGTCGGACGTCGGTGAGCTGCTGCGCGGATACCTACCCGCCGACGACCCGCTGGCGGTGTACGCCGACCGGTTGGCGACGGGAATCCTTGGCGCGCAGCCGCTGCGCGGATATCTGTCCGGCTCGGTGGACGCCGTACTGCGGATCGACTCGAAGTTCGTCATCGTCGACTACAAGACCAACTGGCTCGGCTCCGGCGACGGCGTCCTGACCGCGGCGGACTACGGCCGCAGCCGCATGGTCGAGGCGATGCTGCATTCCGACTATCCGCTGCAGGCTCTGCTGTATGCCGTTGTGCTGCACCGCTACCTGTGCTGGCGGCTACCCGGCTACGACCCGGCGACGCATTTGGGGGGCGTGTTGTATCTGTTCGTGCGTGGCATGTGCGGGCCGCAAACCCCGGTTGTCGACGGGCATCCGGCCGGGGTGTTCACGTGGCAGCCGCCCGCCGATCTGGTGGTCGCCTTGTCGAAGCTGTTGGATGCGGGGACGCCGTGAGCCTGCTGGACGCTTTCGCCGAGATCCTCGAGCCCGCGGATGTGCACGTGGCGCAACGGCTGACCGCGCTCGCGGGCGAGCCGGATGCCTCGGTCGAGCTGGCGGTCGCACTCGCGGTCCGCGCACTGCGCGGTGGTTCGGTGTGTGTGGATCTGCGGGCGGTGGCCGGGCAGGTCGAGATCCCCGAGTTGCCGTGGCCCGATCCCGATGCGTGGCTCGCGGCGTTGGCGGCCAGTCCGCTGCTGGGTGAGCCTCCGGTCCTGCGGCTGTTCGGTGATCTGCTGTATCTGGACCGCTACTGGCTCGAAGAGCAGCAGGTGTGCGATGACGTGCTGGCGCTGGTGTCGGTGCGGCCCGAGGGTACGGTGCCGGATGTGTCGAGGTTGTTCGGCCTGGGCTTCGAGGAGCAGCGGGCGGCGGCGAAGGTTGCGCTGTCGCAAGGGCTCACGGTGTTGACGGGTGGGCCGGGCACGGGCAAGACGACGACGGTGGCGCGGTTGTTGGCGCTGCTGGCCGAGCAGGCCGCGCTTGCCGGGAAGCCGTCGCCGCGGATCGCGTTGGCCGCGCCGACCGGTAAGGCGGCCGCACGGTTGCAGGAGGCCGTGCAGTTGGAGATCGATCAGCTCGAGCTCGTCGACCGCAGGCGACTGACCGGGCTGCAGGCCACCACGCTGCACCGTCTGCTCGGGCCGCGGCCCGATACGTCGTCGCGGTTCCGGCACCACCGCGCCAACCGGCTGCCTCATGACGTGATCGTGGTCGACGAGACGTCGATGGTGTCGTTGACGATGATGGCGCGGTTGTTGGAGGCGGTGCGCCCGCAGACCCGTCTGGTGCTGGTCGGCGATCCGGATCAGTTGGCGTCGGTGGAGGCCGGGGCGGTGCTGGCGGATCTGGTCGAGGGGTTGGGCTCGCGCGGGGTCGCGGAGTTGCGGACGTCGCACCGGTTCGGCGAGTCGATCGGTGCGCTCGCCTCGGCGATCCGCGCCGGTGATGCCGATGCCGCGGTGGAGGTGCTCGCCGCGGCCGGCGAGCACATCGAATGGGTCCGCGAAGATCCGGTCGAGCAGTTGCGGGAGGTGTTGGTGCCGCATGCGATGCGGTTGCGGCAGGCCGCGATTCTCGGCGACAAACGCGCGGCGCTGGCCACGCTCGACGAACACAGGTTGTTGTGCGCGCACCGGCGGGGGCCCTCCGGCGTCGACCGGTGGAACCGTCAGGTGCAGCGCTGGCTCAGTGAAGAGACCGGCGAGCCGTTGTGGGGGTCCTGGTACGTCGGGCGCCCGATCCTAGTGACCGCCAACGACTATGGGCTCAAGCTGTACAACGGGGACACCGGCGTCGTCGTCGCGACACCGGATGGGATGCGGGCAGTGATCGGCGATTCGGGGACGTTCGCGACCGGTCGCCTCACCGATGTGGAGACCATGCACGCCATGACGATTCACAAGTCGCAGGGCAGCCAGGCCGACGAGGTGACGGTGCTGCTGCCGTCGGAGGATTCGCGGTTGTTGACTCGGGAGTTGTTCTACACCGCGGTCACCCGCGCCAAGACGCGCGTGCGCGTCGTCGGCGCGGAGGCGGAGGTGCGCGCCGCGATAGACCGGCAGGCGGTGCGCGCTACCGGACTACGTAGGCGGCTGGCGCCTGCGGGTGCTTAGACGGCCCGTCCGGCGAAGAACGCTCCCGAGATCAGCCCGATCGCGATGGCCAAGGTGGGCACGCCCATCGCAACGGCCACGACCACACCAGCAACCGCACCGATGCCGAGCAACAGCATCAGCACGCCGACAAATGCACCAACCATTGGCTCGCCCTTTCTATGACTGCGCTCACACTGTACCGCCAGGGTGTGCTGAATCACAGCCACTTCGGGCGACGTTTTGGTTAACACGACGGCGGCAAAATGTATAGCTCGGCTTAATGAATGCATCCACCTGCCGATTCGCGGGCCATTTTGTCAGTCCCTCGAATCTGCTGGTTGAAGCGAAATGATCAGTAACAAAGCCAGTCGCCGAAAACGGTGTGTCTTGATCGATCAACCGCCGTTGTCGCATCCGCTACTTGTGTTATCCGTCGACCGGCACGGCGCCGCACCGGCCGACAGCGAGGCCGTCCTTGAGATTGCCGCCCACGCCGTCTTCGCCCGACACCGCAGCCATGCTGGCAAAGTCGCGTTCGGGCTCTCTCCCTCACGTAGTCCGTTACCGCGCCCTGTCACCGAGTTCGACCCTATGGTCGTGCTTCTGGCCGCAACCCACCCAAACCACAGCCCCCACGTCAATCTCGAAGACAGGGCCCCGATCAGATATATACCGGCCCTAGCCCGGCACCCCGGACCGCTCATCCGCTCAGTGAAGCGCGCTGCCCTTACGCCACTGCTCCCACGGGATGGTCCAGTCGCCGTTGTTCTCGGGCTTCAGCGGCTCACCGCCGGTGTTGCGGACCTCGACGATGTCGCCGGGGCGCGAGAAGTTGTAGAACCACTGCGCGTTCTCGCCGCTGAGGTTGAGGCAGCCGTGGCTGACGTTGGTGTTGCCCTGCGCCCAGATCGTGTCGTTGAGCTGGTGCAGATAGATGCCGTCGACACTGATGCGCGTCGCGTACGGGATCGTGGTGCGGTAGCCGAGCCGCGAACCGACCGGCAGGCCGTACGACGACGAGTCCATGACGACCGGGTTGGCCTTGTCCATCACGGTGTAGACCCCACGCGGCGTCCAGAAGCTGAACGTCACGCCGTTGACCGTTTCGGTGCCGCCCATGCCCATCGACGTCGGCATGGTCCGCACGAGCTTGCCGTTCTCGTAGACGCTGACCTGTTTGGTGGTGTCGTCGGCGATCGAGACGTGCGAGTCGCCGATCACGAACGTCACCTTCTCGTCCTGCGCGCCGTACAGGTCATCACCGAGACGGGCGCCGTAGATGCCGGCGTCGACGATGACCTTGGTGCCCGGCGCGTAGTACTTCTGCGGACGCCAGTGCGCGGTCTGGTCGTCGATCCAGTTCCACGAGCCGACGGTCTTGGGTTCGGTGGTCACCTTCATGCGGCGTTCGGCGCTGGCCTTGTCGGTGATGGTCTGGTCGAAGCGCGCGACGATCACCATCCCGACGCCGTAGGTTTCGCCGTCCTTCAACGGAGCACCCGACGTGCCGTTGAGATAGACGTTGGCCTGATAGGTCGGCGTCACCGTGGTGAAGGTCGAGCTCGCGCGGGTCGGCATGCCGCCGGGACCGCGGGCGACGACACTCATCGTGTAGGTGCGGCCGTAGCCGAGCGCGGTGGCCGGCTTCCACACCTTGCCGTCCGGGCTGAGCGCGCCCGGGATCTCCTTGCCCGCATCGTTGAGCATGCGGACGCTCGTGACGGTTCCGGTCACCGCGGTCACCGAGACCGGGGCCAGCGGCTCGACATCGTCGGCCTGATCCTTCGGAGCGATCTGCAACTTGGCCGGCTCGGTGGGCGAGGGCTGCGGGACACCCTGCGGCGCGGCGGCCATCGTCTGGCAGTGCTCGTGCAC
This region of Mycolicibacterium goodii genomic DNA includes:
- the recD gene encoding exodeoxyribonuclease V subunit alpha is translated as MSLLDAFAEILEPADVHVAQRLTALAGEPDASVELAVALAVRALRGGSVCVDLRAVAGQVEIPELPWPDPDAWLAALAASPLLGEPPVLRLFGDLLYLDRYWLEEQQVCDDVLALVSVRPEGTVPDVSRLFGLGFEEQRAAAKVALSQGLTVLTGGPGTGKTTTVARLLALLAEQAALAGKPSPRIALAAPTGKAAARLQEAVQLEIDQLELVDRRRLTGLQATTLHRLLGPRPDTSSRFRHHRANRLPHDVIVVDETSMVSLTMMARLLEAVRPQTRLVLVGDPDQLASVEAGAVLADLVEGLGSRGVAELRTSHRFGESIGALASAIRAGDADAAVEVLAAAGEHIEWVREDPVEQLREVLVPHAMRLRQAAILGDKRAALATLDEHRLLCAHRRGPSGVDRWNRQVQRWLSEETGEPLWGSWYVGRPILVTANDYGLKLYNGDTGVVVATPDGMRAVIGDSGTFATGRLTDVETMHAMTIHKSQGSQADEVTVLLPSEDSRLLTRELFYTAVTRAKTRVRVVGAEAEVRAAIDRQAVRATGLRRRLAPAGA
- a CDS encoding L,D-transpeptidase — its product is MMLSSARRACLAAVLAVLAVLGGVVVTALPDCVHEHCQTMAAAPQGVPQPSPTEPAKLQIAPKDQADDVEPLAPVSVTAVTGTVTSVRMLNDAGKEIPGALSPDGKVWKPATALGYGRTYTMSVVARGPGGMPTRASSTFTTVTPTYQANVYLNGTSGAPLKDGETYGVGMVIVARFDQTITDKASAERRMKVTTEPKTVGSWNWIDDQTAHWRPQKYYAPGTKVIVDAGIYGARLGDDLYGAQDEKVTFVIGDSHVSIADDTTKQVSVYENGKLVRTMPTSMGMGGTETVNGVTFSFWTPRGVYTVMDKANPVVMDSSSYGLPVGSRLGYRTTIPYATRISVDGIYLHQLNDTIWAQGNTNVSHGCLNLSGENAQWFYNFSRPGDIVEVRNTGGEPLKPENNGDWTIPWEQWRKGSALH